In Lepidochelys kempii isolate rLepKem1 chromosome 10, rLepKem1.hap2, whole genome shotgun sequence, a single window of DNA contains:
- the PEAK1 gene encoding inactive tyrosine-protein kinase PEAK1 isoform X3: MSACNTFTEHVWKPGECKNCFKPKSLHQLPPASEKALLSHGNLKTNANHSNNHRGRSTGNFRPPVAKKPTIAVKPTMMVVDGQSVSGEISTPDHCENKPVIIGWNQNKAVLNKKPLNNNNEDEIEGYSHVHRPYGNNDSASKIPNNNNNNGLTEVLKEIAGLDTTPQLTGNEMNSRETFLGRINNCYKRSLERQIPPSCMMGGMKDSHSKHVILSGSTEVISNEGGRFCYPEFSSGDESEDDMFFGSMQEEHESWDESDEELLAMEIRMRGQPRFANFRANTLSPVRFYVDKKWNTVPLRNKSLQRICAVDYDDSYDEILNGYEEETVILFGQESMQSMVSSDSTSPDSSLTEESRSGTISNSSQKLCNGGLSPSTPKEIKLIEPDYESLCDKQQVKDMSKASRNTAKILETHKAVLALRLEEKDGKIAVQSDNQESKSATDVTGQAVTINLVPVEDQAKPYRVVNMEQPVCKPYTIVDVSAAMTNECMEGQTESSETKSTPSSPNSPGTPGAPIISTTASSGRVNANLKKSSAVRYQEVWTSSTSPRQKIPKVELIANSSGPSVPPRKSSHKSAPTSPTTTNISSKTIPVKSPNLSEIKFNSYNNAGMPPFPIIIHDEPTYARSSKNAIKVPIVINPNAYDNLAIYKSFLGTSGELSIKDKTTSVISHTYEEIETESKISENIPSKPTEFTQPKGVTNSTECKLGSVAQKVQEYNSCLSKGQTSPKRSHSFDHSSPTRVQKTSQEPAAKREGAQETSGGSSSRENANTVLSQIVASIQPPQSPPETPQSGPKSCSVEELYSLPPDAETSKSSLVRPKSLFTAQPPINDTEVSSATESTTTKMQKDTLSKPLATHSSKPITGTHNTISPKIEQAPPFPPPRSTSSPYHASNLLQRHFSNWNKPTSPIRSTEAESILHSEGRRAADAKPKRWISFKSFFRRRKTDEEEDKEKEREKGKLVGLDGTVIHMLPPPPVQRHHWFSESKTDSSEKPSIVFMYRCEPAQAEPNTDQNKARVESPNEDTEAKDKAEMEEMLAEDSEQKIKSHSSPSQIPKKILR; the protein is encoded by the coding sequence ATGTCTGCTTGCAACACCTTCACTGAACACGTCTGGAAACCTGGTGAATGTAAAAATTGCTTCAAACCCAAAAGCTTGCACCAACTGCCCCCAGCCTCTGAAAAGGCTCTCCTCTCACATGGTAATCTGAAAACCAATGCAAACCACAGCAACAACCACCGTGGTAGAAGTACAGGAAATTTCCGACCCCCTGTAGCAAAGAAACCCActatagctgtgaaacccaccaTGATGGTGGTAGATGGGCAGAGTGTCAGTGGTGAGATCAGCACACCAGATCATTGTGAGAACAAGCCAGTAATTATAGGGTGGAACCAAAACAAGGCTGTCTTAAACAAAAAGCCACTGAACAATAATAATGAAGATGAAATTGAAGGTTATAGCCATGTTCATAGGCCTTATGGCAACAATGATAGTGCAAGTAAGATaccaaataacaataataataatggactgACAGAAGTGTTGAAGGAAATTGCGGGTTTGGATACCACACCTCAACtaacaggaaatgaaatgaacTCAAGGGAAACTTTCTTGGGAAGAATAAATAATTGCTATAAAAGATCATTAGAAAGACAGATCCCTCCAAGCTGCATGATGGGTGGAATGAAGGATTCTCATAGTAAGCATGTTATTCTGAGTGGAAGCACTGAAGTTATAAGTAATGAAGGTGGGCGTTTCTGTTACCCAGAATTCTCCAGTGGAGATGAGAGTGAGGATGATATGTTTTTTGGCAGCATGCAAGAAGAGCATGAGAGTTGGGATGAAAGTGATGAAGAGCTGCTAGCAATGGAAATTCGCATGCGTGGCCAACCTCGCTTTGCTAACTTTAGAGCTAACACCCTGTCTCCTGTCCGGTTTTATGTTGACAAAAAATGGAACACTGTGCCTTTAAGGAACAAGTCTCTACAGAGGATTTGTGCTGTAGACTATGATGATAGCTATGATGAAATTTTAAATGGTTATGAAGAAGAAACTGTGATCCTTTTTGGGCAGGAAAGCATGCAGAGTATGGTATCATCTGATTCAACATCTCCCGATTCTTCTTTGACTGAAGAGTCTCGCTCTGGAACAATCAGCAACTCATCTCAAAAACTCTGCAATGGAGGGTTATCTCCCAGTACCCCTAAGGAGATCAAGTTGATTGAACCAGATTATGAGAGTCTTTGTGATAAGCAGCAAGTGAAAGACATGTCAAAAGCTTCCAGAAACACTGCAAAAATTCTAGAGACTCACAAGGCAGTTCTTGCACTTAGATTGGAAGAGAAGGATGGCAAGATTGCAGTACAAAGTGATAATCAAGAAAGCAAAAGTGCTACAGATGTTACTGGTCAAGCAGTGACTATAAACTTGGTACCAGTGGAAGATCAAGCCAAACCTTACAGAGTGGTGAATATGGAACAACCAGTGTGCAAGCCCTATACTATAGTAGATGTGTCAGCAGCCATGACCAATGAGTGTATGGAAGGTCAGACTGAAAGCTCAGAAACCAAAAGTACTCCATCTAGCCCAAATTCACCAGGAACTCCAGGTGCACCTATTATATCTACTACTGCATCATCTGGGCGAGTAAATGCCAATCTAAAAAAATCCAGTGCAGTCAGATACCAAGAAGTATGGACTTCCAGTACTAGCCCACGACAGAAGATACCTAAGGTGGAATTAATTGCTAATAGCTCAGGACCTTCAGTCCCTCCAAGGAAAAGCAGCCACAAATCTGCTCCTACTTCACCTACAACCACAAATATTTCTTCAAAAACCATCCCAGTGAAGTCACCCAATTTGTCTGAGATAAAGTTTAATAGTTACAACAATGCTGGCATGCCACctttcccaattatcattcatgaTGAACCTACATATGCTAGGAGTTCAAAGAATGCTATCAAAGTTCCTATTGTAATCAATCCAAATGCATATGATAATTTAGCCATCTATAAAAGTTTTCTAGGGACCAGTGGAGAGCTATCCATCAAAGATAAAACAACAAGTGTAATAAGCCACACATATGAAGAAATAGAAACAGAAAGCAAAATCTCTGAAAATATACCCAGCAAACCCACTGAATTTACCCAGCCCAAGGGGGTAACTAATAGCACAGAGTGTAAACTGGGTTCTGTGGCTCAGAAAGTTCAAGAGTACAATAGCTGTCTTAGCAAAGGTCAGACATCACCAAAAAGAAGTCATAGTTTTGACCACAGCTCCCCAACAAGAGTCCAGAAGACAAGTCAGGAGCCTGCAGCTAAAAGGGAAGGAGCACAGGAGACTTctggtggcagcagcagtaggGAAAATGCAAACACAGTGCTTTCTCAGATTGTGGCTTCTATCCAGCCCCCACAGTCTCCTCCAGAAACACCTCAATCAGGACCCAAATCTTGCAGTGTGGAAGAATTATATTCCCTACCACCTGATGCAGAGACCAGTAAAAGCAGCCTGGTACGACCCAAATCTCTCTTTACTGCACAACCCCCCATCAATGATACTGAAGTATCCAGTGCCACAGAAAGCACTACCACTAAAATGCAGAAGGATACACTTTCAAAGCCACTTGCCACCCATTCTTCAAAGCCAATAACAGGCACCCATAATACCATAAGTCCCAAAATAGAGCAAGCACCTCCATTTCCCCCTCCGCGTTCCACTTCTTCACCCTATCATGCAAGTAATCTGTTGCAAAGACATTTCAGCAACTGGAACAAACCAACCAGTCCCATTAGATCAACAGAGGCAGAGTCAATACTGCATTCAGAAGGGAGACGAGCAGCTGATGCAAAACCCAAGCGCTGGATATCCTTTAAGAGCTTCTTCCGCCGCAGAAAGactgatgaggaggaggacaaagagaaggaaagagaaaaagggaaaTTAGTGGGTCTTGATGGAACTGTTATACATATGCTGCCTCCTCCTCCAGTTCAACGCCACCATTGGTTCAGTgagtcaaaaacagactccagtgagaagcCATCCATTGTTTTCATGTATAGATGTGAACCTGCACAGGCTGAACCAAACACTGACCAGAACAAGGCTAGAGTGGAGTCTCCAAATGAAGATacagaggcaaaggacaaagCAGAAATGGAAGAGATGTTGGCAGAGGATTCTGAACAGAAAATTAAGAGTCATTCTTCACCATCTCAAATTCCCAAGAAGATCCTCAGGTAA